In a single window of the Cygnus olor isolate bCygOlo1 chromosome 5, bCygOlo1.pri.v2, whole genome shotgun sequence genome:
- the UBE2L6 gene encoding ubiquitin/ISG15-conjugating enzyme E2 L6 isoform X3, giving the protein MAMSRRLAVNNPPYNTGAFRFELAFSPHHPLAPPHARLLTSIYHPGVDEDGHVCQPLTSPDHWQATTRAVHVLQDLLLLLDSPDTERVMRLGLARELSEQPEIFWRRAEEHTRGHAEPRPEPPGS; this is encoded by the exons ATGGCCATGAGCCGGAGACTCGCGGTG AACAACCCCCCCTACAACACGGGCGCCTTCCGCTTCGAGCTGGCCTTCTCCCCACACCACCCGCTGGCCCCCCCCCACGCCAGGCTCCTGACCAGCATCTACCACCCCGGCGTGGATGAGGATGGCCACGTCTGCCAGCCCCTCACGTCCCCTGACCACTGGCAGGCCACCACCCGCGCCGTCCACG tgctgcaggacctgctgctgctgctggacagcCCTGACACGGAGCGGGTGATGCGTCTGGGGCTGGCCCGTGAGCTGAGCGAGCAGCCTGAAATCTTCTGGCGACGTGCAGAGGAACACACCCGTGGCCATGCGGAACCGCGGCCCGAGCCTCCCGGGTCCTGA
- the UBE2L6 gene encoding ubiquitin/ISG15-conjugating enzyme E2 L6 isoform X1 — protein MAMSRRLAVVGGGIGGGLELEEARQWRGVRDLHLLGGDVLCWRGLLLPNNPPYNTGAFRFELAFSPHHPLAPPHARLLTSIYHPGVDEDGHVCQPLTSPDHWQATTRAVHVLQDLLLLLDSPDTERVMRLGLARELSEQPEIFWRRAEEHTRGHAEPRPEPPGS, from the exons ATGGCCATGAGCCGGAGACTCGCGGTGGTGGGTGGGGGCATAGGGGGTGGTCTG gagctggaggaggcgCGGCAGTGGAGGGGGGTCCGCGATCTGCATCTGCTGGGGGGCGACGTGCTGTGCtggagggggctgctgctgcct AACAACCCCCCCTACAACACGGGCGCCTTCCGCTTCGAGCTGGCCTTCTCCCCACACCACCCGCTGGCCCCCCCCCACGCCAGGCTCCTGACCAGCATCTACCACCCCGGCGTGGATGAGGATGGCCACGTCTGCCAGCCCCTCACGTCCCCTGACCACTGGCAGGCCACCACCCGCGCCGTCCACG tgctgcaggacctgctgctgctgctggacagcCCTGACACGGAGCGGGTGATGCGTCTGGGGCTGGCCCGTGAGCTGAGCGAGCAGCCTGAAATCTTCTGGCGACGTGCAGAGGAACACACCCGTGGCCATGCGGAACCGCGGCCCGAGCCTCCCGGGTCCTGA
- the UBE2L6 gene encoding ubiquitin/ISG15-conjugating enzyme E2 L6 isoform X2: MAMSRRLAVELEEARQWRGVRDLHLLGGDVLCWRGLLLPNNPPYNTGAFRFELAFSPHHPLAPPHARLLTSIYHPGVDEDGHVCQPLTSPDHWQATTRAVHVLQDLLLLLDSPDTERVMRLGLARELSEQPEIFWRRAEEHTRGHAEPRPEPPGS; encoded by the exons ATGGCCATGAGCCGGAGACTCGCGGTG gagctggaggaggcgCGGCAGTGGAGGGGGGTCCGCGATCTGCATCTGCTGGGGGGCGACGTGCTGTGCtggagggggctgctgctgcct AACAACCCCCCCTACAACACGGGCGCCTTCCGCTTCGAGCTGGCCTTCTCCCCACACCACCCGCTGGCCCCCCCCCACGCCAGGCTCCTGACCAGCATCTACCACCCCGGCGTGGATGAGGATGGCCACGTCTGCCAGCCCCTCACGTCCCCTGACCACTGGCAGGCCACCACCCGCGCCGTCCACG tgctgcaggacctgctgctgctgctggacagcCCTGACACGGAGCGGGTGATGCGTCTGGGGCTGGCCCGTGAGCTGAGCGAGCAGCCTGAAATCTTCTGGCGACGTGCAGAGGAACACACCCGTGGCCATGCGGAACCGCGGCCCGAGCCTCCCGGGTCCTGA
- the SERPING1 gene encoding plasma protease C1 inhibitor, whose protein sequence is MATVKFCLPLLWVVAAATAAVTPVPTPEASSSTLSLVTLQPARTVSPRPTPGPLGDMETPSPTAPSPEEEPILDVTLKDKEPLGTQEPEAAPEEPGTTASGSTAGPTPGTTEGPSGTPSTSAPPCPGDKDPPEACGAPTGAQRAAVAEALGTFAVRFYRHMVETAEPGANLLFSPLNVALGLSHLLLGARGETQERLAAVLGYPPGLACVHGALQQLAAVPGLLAASQIFHHPDLFLRPRFLNESLRFYEAPPQVLSGNESLDLQRINAWVRQATHGRLPQLLAQLPHEPRLVLLSAVHFQAQWQTPFKAKQTVPLPFLRPGLPPVPVPTMTSKKYPVASFTDSRLQVQVGRLDLSEGLSLVVLVPRGAPEALGTVERALDPPTFLALLQRAASTPTRATAIALPRMHLDLTMDVVSLVHDMDYGLFLDAELCGLARGPAVAVDAAQHRAVLALDEAGVEAAGAMATSVARTALLLEALQPFLFVIWDHAGAIPLFMGRLSDPQP, encoded by the exons ATGGCCACCGTGAAGTtctgcctgcccctgctgtgGGTGGTGGCCGCAGCCACTGCCGCTGTAACCCCG GTCCCCACGCCGGAGGCTTCTTCCAGCACGCTGAGCCTGGTCACACTGCAGCCGGCACGGACGGTGTCCCCACGTCCTACCCCAGGCCCTCTGGGGGACATGGAGACGCCGTCCCCGACTGCGCCCAGCCCTGAGGAGGAGCCCATCCTGGATGTCACCCTCAAGGACAAGGAGCCCCTGGGAACCCAGGAGCCAGAGGCAGCACCCGAGGAGCCCGGGACCACTGCCAGCGGGAGCACAGCAGGACCTACGCCCGGGACCACCGAGGGTCCCTCTGGCACCCCGAGCACAAGTGCTCCGCCGTGCCCCGGCGACAAGGACCCCCCTGAGGCCTGCGGGGCACCCACGGGGGCACAGAGGGCAGCTGTGGCCGAGGCCCTGGGCACCTTCGCCGTGCGTTTCTACCGGCACATGGTGGAGACGGCCGAGCCCGGCGCCAACCTGCTCTTCTCCCCCCTCAACGTGGCCCTGGGGCTCTCGCACCTCTTGCTGG GTGCCCGGGGTGAGACCCAGGAGCGCCTGGCCGCCGTCCTGGGCTACCCGCCGGGGCTGGCATGCGTGCAcggagccctgcagcagctggccgCCGTGCccgggctgctggctgcctcaCAGATCTTCCACCACCCAG ACCTGTTCCTGCGGCCCCGCTTCTTGAACGAGTCGCTGCGCTTCTACGAGGCCCCGCCGCAGGTGCTGAGCGGCAACGAGAGCCTGGACCTGCAGCGCATCAACGCCTGGGTGCGCCAGGCCACCCACGGGcgcctgccccagctgctggcccAGCTGCCCCACGAGCCACGCCTGGTGCTGCTCAGCGCCGTCCACTTCCAGG CCCAGTGGCAGACGCCGTTCAAGGCCAAGCAGACGGTGCCGCTGCCCTTCCTGCGCCCCGGCCTCCCGCCCGTGCCCGTGCCCACCATGACCAGCAAGAAGTACCCCGTGGCCTCCTTCACCGACTCCCGCCTGCAGGTCCAG GTGGGGCGGCTGGACCTGAGCGAGGGGCTGagcctggtggtgctggtgccgCGGGGAGCCCCGGAGGCGCTGGGGACCGTGGAGCGGGCGCTGGACCCCCCGACCTTCCTGGCGCTGCTGCAGAGGGCAGCCAGCACCCCAACGCGCGCCACTGCCATCGCCCTGCCCCGCATGCACCTCGACCTCACCATGGACGTAGTGTCCCTGGTCCACGACATGG ACTACGGGCTGTTCCTGGACGCGGAGCTGTGCGGGCTGGCGCGGGGCCCAGCGGTGGCGGTGGACGCGGCGCAGCACCGGGCCGTGCTGGCGCTGGACGAGGCCGGCGTGGAGGCGGCGGGCGCCATGGCCACCTCGGTGGCCCGCacggccctgctgctggaggctctgCAGCCATTCCTCTTCGTCATCTGGGACCACGCCGGCGCCATCCCCCTCTTCATGGGGCGCCTCAGCGACCCCCAGCCCTGA
- the CLP1 gene encoding polyribonucleotide 5'-hydroxyl-kinase Clp1 isoform X1, giving the protein MCDVSMMNFPSLYFWLLSKACSYFQPRVVLQLSQKMSATEWSPVSSSRCSAGPQPTLTTELKRAGAKMAEDGGEEKKQVAKFELERETELRFEVEASQTVQMELLTGMAEVFGTELTRNKKFTFDAGAKVAVFTWHGCTVQLSGRTEVAYVSKDTPMLLYLNTHTALEQMRRQAEREDERGPRVMVVGPTDVGKSTVCRLLLNYAVRLGRRPTFVELDVGQGSVSIPGTMGALYIERPADVEEGFSLQAPLVYHFGSTTPGTNIKLYNKITSRLADVFNQRCEVNRRASVSGCVINTCGWVKGSGYQALVHAASAFEVDVVVVLDQERLYNELKRDLPHFVRTVLLPKSGGVVERSKDFRRECRDDRIREYFYGFRGCFYPHAFDVKFSDVKIYKVGAPTIPDSCLPLGMSQEDNQLKLVPVTPGRDMVHHLLSVSMADSADDNISETSVAGFIVVTGVDLERQVFTVLSPAPRPLPKNFLLIMDIRFMDLK; this is encoded by the exons ATGTGCGACGTCTCGATGATGAACTTCCCCTCCTTGTACTTCTGGCTGCTCTCGAAGGCCTGCT CGTATTTCCAGCCCAGGGTGGTTTTGCAGCTCTCGCAGAAGATGTCGGCCACCGAGTGGAGCCCGGTGAGCAGCAGCCGCTGCTCGGCCGGGCCGCAGCCCACGTTAAC CACGGAGTTGAAGAG GGCCGGCGCCAAGATGGCGGAGGACGGCGGCGAGGAGAAGAAGCAGGTGGCCAAGTTCGAGCTGGAGCGCGAGACGGAGCTGCGCTTCGAGGTGGAGGCCTCGCAGACGGTGCAGATGGAGCTGCTGACCGGCATGGCCGAGGTGTTCGGCACCGAGCTGACCCGCAACAAGAAGTTCACCTTCGACGCCGGCGCCAAGGTGGCCGTCTTCACCTGGCACGGCTGCACCGTGCAGCTCAGCGGGCGCACCGAGGTGGCCTACGTGTCCAAGGACACCCCCATGCTGCTCTACCTCAACACGCACACGGCCCTGGAGCAGATGCGGCGGCAGGCGGAGCGCGAGGACGAGCGGGGGCCCCGCGTCATGGTGGTGGGCCCCACGGACGTGGGCAAGTCCACCGTGTGCCGCCTGCTGCTCAACTACGCCGTGCGCCTGGGGCGCCGGCCCACCTTCGTGGAGCTGGACGTGGGCCAGGGCTCCGTCTCCATCCCCGGCACCATGGGCGCCCTCTACATCGAGCGGCCGGCGGACGTGGAGGAGGGGTTTTCCCTCCAGGCCCCGCTGGTCTACCACTTCGGCTCCACCACGCCTGGCACCAACATCAAGCTCTACAACAAG ATCACGTCCCGGCTGGCCGACGTCTTCAACCAGCGGTGCGAGGTGAACCGCCGCGCCTCGGTGAGCGGCTGCGTCATCAACACGTGCGGCTGGGTGAAGGGCTCGGGCTACCAGGCGCTGGTGCACGCCGCTTCCGCCTTCGAGGTGGacgtggtggtggtgctggacCAGGAGCGGCTCTACAACGAGCTCAAGAGGGACCTGCCCCACTTCGTGCGCACCGTGCTGCTCCCCAAATCCGGCGGGGTGGTGGAGCGCTCCAAGGACTTCCGCCGCGAGTGCAGGGACGACCGCATCCGGGAGTACTTCTACGGCTTCCGGGGCTGCTTCTACCCGCACGCTTTCGACGTCAAGTTCTCCGACGTGAAGATCTACAAGGTGGGGGCCCCCACCATCCCGGACTCGTGCCTGCCCTTGGGGATGTCGCAGGAGGACAACCAGCTGAAGCTGGTGCCGGTGACGCCGGGCAGGGACATGGTGCACCACCTGCTGAGCGTCAGCATGGCCGACAGCGCCGACGACAACATCTCGGAGACCAGCGTGGCCGGCTTCATCGTGGTCACCGGCGTCGACCTGGAGCGCCAGGTCTTCACCGTGCTCTCGCCCGCGCCTCGCCCCCTGCCCAAGAACTTCCTCCTCATCATGGACATTCGCTTCATGGACCTCAAGTAG
- the CLP1 gene encoding polyribonucleotide 5'-hydroxyl-kinase Clp1 isoform X2: protein MAEDGGEEKKQVAKFELERETELRFEVEASQTVQMELLTGMAEVFGTELTRNKKFTFDAGAKVAVFTWHGCTVQLSGRTEVAYVSKDTPMLLYLNTHTALEQMRRQAEREDERGPRVMVVGPTDVGKSTVCRLLLNYAVRLGRRPTFVELDVGQGSVSIPGTMGALYIERPADVEEGFSLQAPLVYHFGSTTPGTNIKLYNKITSRLADVFNQRCEVNRRASVSGCVINTCGWVKGSGYQALVHAASAFEVDVVVVLDQERLYNELKRDLPHFVRTVLLPKSGGVVERSKDFRRECRDDRIREYFYGFRGCFYPHAFDVKFSDVKIYKVGAPTIPDSCLPLGMSQEDNQLKLVPVTPGRDMVHHLLSVSMADSADDNISETSVAGFIVVTGVDLERQVFTVLSPAPRPLPKNFLLIMDIRFMDLK from the exons ATGGCGGAGGACGGCGGCGAGGAGAAGAAGCAGGTGGCCAAGTTCGAGCTGGAGCGCGAGACGGAGCTGCGCTTCGAGGTGGAGGCCTCGCAGACGGTGCAGATGGAGCTGCTGACCGGCATGGCCGAGGTGTTCGGCACCGAGCTGACCCGCAACAAGAAGTTCACCTTCGACGCCGGCGCCAAGGTGGCCGTCTTCACCTGGCACGGCTGCACCGTGCAGCTCAGCGGGCGCACCGAGGTGGCCTACGTGTCCAAGGACACCCCCATGCTGCTCTACCTCAACACGCACACGGCCCTGGAGCAGATGCGGCGGCAGGCGGAGCGCGAGGACGAGCGGGGGCCCCGCGTCATGGTGGTGGGCCCCACGGACGTGGGCAAGTCCACCGTGTGCCGCCTGCTGCTCAACTACGCCGTGCGCCTGGGGCGCCGGCCCACCTTCGTGGAGCTGGACGTGGGCCAGGGCTCCGTCTCCATCCCCGGCACCATGGGCGCCCTCTACATCGAGCGGCCGGCGGACGTGGAGGAGGGGTTTTCCCTCCAGGCCCCGCTGGTCTACCACTTCGGCTCCACCACGCCTGGCACCAACATCAAGCTCTACAACAAG ATCACGTCCCGGCTGGCCGACGTCTTCAACCAGCGGTGCGAGGTGAACCGCCGCGCCTCGGTGAGCGGCTGCGTCATCAACACGTGCGGCTGGGTGAAGGGCTCGGGCTACCAGGCGCTGGTGCACGCCGCTTCCGCCTTCGAGGTGGacgtggtggtggtgctggacCAGGAGCGGCTCTACAACGAGCTCAAGAGGGACCTGCCCCACTTCGTGCGCACCGTGCTGCTCCCCAAATCCGGCGGGGTGGTGGAGCGCTCCAAGGACTTCCGCCGCGAGTGCAGGGACGACCGCATCCGGGAGTACTTCTACGGCTTCCGGGGCTGCTTCTACCCGCACGCTTTCGACGTCAAGTTCTCCGACGTGAAGATCTACAAGGTGGGGGCCCCCACCATCCCGGACTCGTGCCTGCCCTTGGGGATGTCGCAGGAGGACAACCAGCTGAAGCTGGTGCCGGTGACGCCGGGCAGGGACATGGTGCACCACCTGCTGAGCGTCAGCATGGCCGACAGCGCCGACGACAACATCTCGGAGACCAGCGTGGCCGGCTTCATCGTGGTCACCGGCGTCGACCTGGAGCGCCAGGTCTTCACCGTGCTCTCGCCCGCGCCTCGCCCCCTGCCCAAGAACTTCCTCCTCATCATGGACATTCGCTTCATGGACCTCAAGTAG
- the ZDHHC5 gene encoding palmitoyltransferase ZDHHC5 → MPAASGKRFKPSKYVPVSAAAIFLVGATTLFFAFTCPWLSLYVSPVIPVYNAVVFLFVLANFSMATFMDPGIFPRAEEDEDKEDDFRAPLYKTVEIKGIQVRMKWCATCRFYRPPRCSHCSVCDNCVEEFDHHCPWVNNCIGRRNYRYFFLFLLSLTTHIMGVFGFGLLYVLYQVELSGVRMAITMAVMCVASLFFIPVAGLTGFHVVLVARGRTTNEQVTGKFRGGVNPFTNGCCKNVSRVLCSSPAPRYLGRPRAEQTVLVRPPFLRPDVSDGQITVKIMDNGIQTELKRTKSKASLEVTESQSADAEPPPPPKPDLSRYTGLRTHLTLATTEDSGLLGKDSPPTPTMYKYRPGYSSSSSSAALPHSTSAKLSRVNSLKEPNSICDGGRKPSYRSEPSLEPESFRSPTFGKSFHFDPLSSGSRSSSLKSAQGTGFELGHLQSIRSEGTTSTSYKSLVNQTRNGSLSYDSLLTPSDSPDFESVQAGPEPEAPVGYTSPFLSARIAQQRESDLHGRFAAAVSPKHAPPREPSPVRYDNLSRHIVASIQERERLLQQPPAPAAPGREDDAGPADSGVRSATPGSGSAAPRSSSSSDDSKRSPLGKNPLTRPAPPRFGKPEPPHALRARSLGSPEQPAAPHLGKSVSYGSQKAAPQAGVPEAEEVALQPLLAPKDELQLRTSYSKSNGQPKSLGPAAPGAGPVPLSSPTRGGVKKVSGVGGTTYEISV, encoded by the exons ATGCCAGCAGCGTCCGGAAAGAGGTTCAAACCCAGCAAGTACGTCCCGGTCTCGGCCGCTGCCATCTTCCTAGTGGGAGCCACCACCCTCTTCTTCGCCTTCAC GTGCCCGTGGCTCAGCCTCTACGTGTCCCCGGTCATTCCCGTCTACAATGCCGTCGTCTTCCTCTTCGTGCTGGCCAACTTCAGCATGGCCACCTTCATGGACCCAGGCATATTCCCACGAG CTGAAGAAGACGAGGACAAGGAGGACGACTTCCGAGCTCCACTTTACAAGACGGTGGAAATCAAGGGCATTCAGGTACGCATGAAGTGGTGTGCGACCTGCCGCTTCTACCGGCCACCGCGCTGCTCCCACTGCAGCGTCTGCGACAACTGCGTGGAG GAGTTCGACCACCACTGCCCCTGGGTGAACAACTGCATCGGGCGGCGCAACTACCGctacttcttcctcttcctgctgtcGCTCACCACGCACATCATGGGGGTCTTCGGCTTCGGCCTGCTCTACGTCCTCTACCAGGTGGAGCTCTCTGGCGTCCGCATGGCCATCAC GATGGCCGTGATGTGCGTGGCCAGCCTGTTTTTCATCCCCGTCGCCGGCCTTACCGGGTTCCACGTGGTGCTGGTGGCGAGGGGCCGCACCACCAACGAGCAG GTGACGGGCAAGTTCCGGGGTGGCGTCAACCCCTTCACCAACGGTTGCTGTAAGAACGTCAGCCGGGTCCtgtgcagctccccagcccccag GTACCTCGGGCGTCCGAGGGCCGAGCAGACGGTGCTGGTGAGGCCCCCCTTCCTGCGGCCCGACGTGTCGGACGGCCAGATCACCGTCAAGATCATGGACAACGGTATCCAGACAGAGCTGAAGAGGACGAAG TCCAAAGCAAGCCTCGAGGTGACAGAGAGCCAGTCCGCTGACGCCGAGCCGCCACCCCCACCTAAGCCAGACCTCAGCCGCTACACGGGCCTGAGGACACACTTAACCCTGGCCACCACCGAGG ACAGCGGCCTGCTGGGCAAGGACAGCCCCCCGACGCCCACCATGTACAAGTACCGGCCCggctacagcagcagcagcagctcggccGCCTTGCCCCACTCCACCAGCGCCAAG CTGAGCCGGGTGAACAGCCTGAAGGAGCCCAACTCCATCTGCGACGGCGGCCGCAAGCCCAGCTACCGCTCggagcccagcctggagcccgaGAGCTTCCGCTCGCCCACCTTCGGCAAGAGCTTCCACTTCGACCCGCTGTCCAGCGGCTCCCGCTCCTCCAGCCTCAAGTCGGCGCAGGGCACGGGCTTCGAGCTGGGCCACCTGCAGTCCATCCGCTCCGAGGGCACCACCTCCACCTCCTACAAGAGCCTGGTGAACCAGACGCGCAACGGCAGCCTGTCCTATGACAGCCTGCTCACGCCCTCCGACAGCCCCGACTTCGAGTCGGTGCAGGCCGGCCCCGAGCCCGAGGCGCCGGTGGGCTACACCTCGCCCTTCCTCTCGGCCCGCATCGCCCAGCAGAGGGAGAGCGACCTGCACGGCCGCTTCGCCGCCGCCGTCTCCCCCAAGCACGCGCCGCCCCGCGAGCCCTCGCCCGTGCGCTATGACAATCTCTCCCGCCACATCGTGGCTTCCATCCAGGAGCGGGagaggctgctccagcagccgcccgccccggcGGCGCCGGGCAGGGAGGACGACGCGGGGCCGGCGGACTCGGGCGTCCGGTCGGCGACGCCGGGCTCCGGCAGCGCCGCCCCCCGCAGCAGCTCTTCCTCGGACGATTCCAAGCGCTCGCCCCTGGGCAAGAATCCGCTCACCCGCCCGGCCCCTCCCCGCTTCGGCAAGCCCGAGCCCCCGCACGCGCTGCGGGCGCGCTCCCTCGGCTCCCCCGAGCAGCCCGCGGCCCCCCACCTGGGCAAATCCGTGTCTTACGGCAGCCAAAAAGCGGCGCCTCAGGCCGGCGTCCCCGAGGCCGAGGAGGTGGCCTTGCAGCCGTTGCTGGCACCCAA AGACGAGCTGCAGCTGAGGACGTCCTACAGCAAGTCCAACGGGCAGCCCAAGAGCTTGGGGCCGGCCGCCCCCGGCGCGGGGCCCGTGCCCCTCAGCAGCCCCACGCGCGGCGGAGTCAAGAAGGTGTCGGGCGTGGGGGGCACCACCTACGAGATCTCCGTATGA